ATTTTGATAAATCATAAGGTGTTTCTTGATATACATAATAGTTCAACCAATTTGTAAAAAGTAGATTAGAATGGGCGCGCCAACGTAGGGCAGGTGGAACGCTTTGATCATTATCTGGAAAGTAATTGATCGGCGGTTGGATGTCGACACCCTTACTAACATCTCGTTTGTATTCTTCATCAAGAGTTGTGACATCATATTCTGAATGACCCGTTACAAAAATATGCTTACCATCCTTCGATGCTGCTAAATAAAGTCCCGCGTCCTTTGATGTACTTAAGATATCAAGCTTACTTTCCTTTTCAATATCCGAAATTCTCGTCTCTGTATGTCTAGAATGCGGGGCTAAAAAGATGTCGTCAAAACCACGGAGCAATTTAATTGGTTCTGGATTCACTTCGTGTTCAAAAACACCAAATAATTTCTCATTTATTGGATATTTCTGAATTCCATAATGATGATAAAGTCCAACCTGTGCTCCCCAACAAATATGTAAGGTAGATGTAACATTATCTTTACTCCAGTCCATAATCCATTTCAGTTCATCCCAATAATCTACATCTTCAAATTCTAGCTGCTCAACAGGTGCTCCTGTTATGATCATCCCATCAAACTTACGCTTTTTAATATCATCCATTGTTTTGTAAAATAGGGTAAGATGATCGTGTGTTGTGTTTTTTGAGACATGTGTAGATGGATATAAAAAGGATACATCAAGCTGCAGGGGTGAATTACTAAGTAAGCGTAAAATCTGAGTTTCTGTAGTCTCTTTAACTGGCATCAAATTTAAGATCACTATGGATAAAGGACGAATATCCTGACTATATGCTCTACTTTCATCCATGATAAAAATATTCTCAGCGTTTAGTATCTCTCTAGCCTGGAAGATGGTCCGGTATTTTGATTGGCATAAAACTCTCCCTCCATGACGAAAAATAACGATTGATTAGCACACTACATTTGGCTATTTATGTTGATAAACTTATCATGAAACTAAACAATCTGCAATAATTCAGAAAAAGGAGCCATCATATATGAACATACGAATCGAATGGGTGTATAAGCTTCCTAAAAAGAATAATACGTATAAGATGATATCTGATGTGATGCCTGTTAAAGAAGCACTGCTATTAGAAGAAGATTTAACTCGTACAGGCAGAGTTGTGTCCTACCAATTTTTTGATGGAGATGATGATAGCTGGACCAAAAAAGAGCTGCTAGCATTCCTGAAAGAAATGGAAACAGAACCTCATGATCTCATTGCCTACATTGATGGAGGATATAATAAAGTGACTAGGGATGCTGGACTCGGCATTGCCCTTTATTATAAGCAGAATGGCCAACGTTGGCGTTATCGTGTAAATGAACGGATTGAGAGTATCGAAAATAATAACGAAGCCGAATTTGCTGCATTAGCCTATTTATTAACCATTTGTGAAGAGCTAGGCATACACCACGAGCCGATCACTATCCATACCGACTCCAAAACGTTGTATCATCAAATAAATGGAGAATGGCCAAGTTATGAGCAAACCCTCACTAGGTGGCTTGATAGGATTGAATCGAATACTACACGGCTTGGTATAAAAGCAGATTATAAACTGCTCCCACGACACGAGAACAAGGAAGCAGATCAATTAGCTTCACAAGCTTTGCAAAATATCCTCATATCAGGTAAAAAAGAACAAGCAAAAACCAAGTGACGAATCCCCATCACTTGGTTTTTATTATTCTCTATTCAACTTACGTAAAATTTGATTCGCGTACTGATCTTTTAGCCTTGTCACACCTAACGGCTCTTGCTTTCGTCCATAGGTTTCATGGTGAAAATCGGAGCCTCCAGAACGAAAAATCTGTTTTGCCGTAACCTGTTCGGCCTGCTTACAAATTGATTCATAGCGATTTTGGTCCTCTTCATTATGGTCACGATGATACACTTCTATACCATCCATACCCCACTCTTTGATCCAATTTACTAATTCATGATCAAGACCATAATAAGCAGGGTGTGCAACAAGTGATAGTCCACCTACTTGGTGAGTCCAATCGATCGCTTCCCGAACGCTCATCTCTCGTTCCTTCTCAACATAACAAGGTTTGCCCTCAGCCAAAAATCGATCAAATGCTTCAGCCACTGTATTTACAACCCCGTGGTTTAATAACACCTTCGCAACATGAGGCCTACCGATACTTCCTCCATCTGCTTGGGCAAGAACTTCCGCTTCTGTCACATGAACGCCGACATTAGCTAGTTTTGATATCATCACATTCATCCGACGCTCACGCATTTCTCGTTGCTTCTTCAGCATGTGTTGAAATTCATTGTGGTTGATATCTACTCCTAGTCCAAGCATATGAACACTTTTCTTTTCAAAGACACATGAAAATTCAATACCTGGTAAAACAGTTATACCAAAATGTTTCCCTGCCTTTACAGCCTCTTGCACACCTTCAACCGTATCGTGGTCTGTTAATGAAATTTGTTTTAAACCAACGGCGTGACATTTCTCTATAAGTTGAGCAGGTTTATAGCCCCCATCTGAAGCTGTGGAGTGCATATGAAAATCACTGTCAGCTCTCTCTCTTAGCTCCATGCAAATCTCCCCTTTTAAAACAATGCTTAGTTCTTCCACCACTTATCAAAGATGTTTGCCGGAAGTTGGCGCTTATGTTCTGTCTTTTGATAACGTTCTTCTAATCTCGCGGCAACCACTGTATCGATTTTTTTGCCTTCGAGATAATCATCAATCTGATCATAGGTCATTCCAAGTGCTTGCTCATCGGGAAGACCTGGCTGATCATCCTCAAGATCTGCTGTAGGAGCTTTTGTATATAAATGCTCTGGAGCACCTAACTCTTGTAATAGTTGTTTACCTTGACGTTTCGTTAATCCGAACAAAGGCGTCAAATCACATGCCCCGTCTCCAAATTTTGTGTAGAATCCAGTTACAGCTTCAGCAGAATGATCAGTACCTATAACAAGACATCCAAAATGCGCACCCAAATCGTATTGTACTTTCATTCTTTCACGGGCTTTTGTATTTCCTTTTAAGAAGTCAGATATCGGTTCTCCTACCGCATCTTTAAACGTTTGTGCTGAAGCGTCAACTGCTGGTTTAATATTCACTGTGTGTGTTTTGGTCGGCTGAATAAATTGAACCGCATCACGCGCATCTGCTTCGTCCTTTTGTTCGCCATGAGGAAGGCGCACTGCGTGGAATTCAAAGCTAGTACCAGGCTGCTCTTCATTTAATTCATTGATAGCAAGCTGCGTTAATTTACCAGCAAGTGTTGAGTCCTGCCCTCCAGAGATCCCTAGAACATATCCATTTGCACCACTCTGAATCAAATAATCCTTAAGAAACTGCTTTCTTTTTTGAATTTCTTCCTTTGAATCAACCGCAGGCTGCGTATGTAATGCTTCCATAATAGATAGTTGTGTTTCGTTCATTTAAAACCCCTCCTAAAATAGTGTATCTGTTTCTTTTCCCAAAAGTGTGGGAAGGTATGCTTCTATTTTTCTACTAATTGAGTTAATTGATCCAGCTGACCTTCTCTACTTAATATCTCTTTTTGCCAGTGACCAAATAGGTCAAAATGTGGATACTGATCGCGCTTGGTGAATCCATTCTTTTTTCAATCCATATTGTTCTCCCCAGGTGATCAATTTATCCAGGTCACAACAAGCCACCTTTGTAACAGTTGTACAATCTGGAAATCGATCATCCAACCAATAATGAGTTAAAAAAGCAATGTCTCCAAGCTTCAGCTAATTGTTTCCACTGATTCAGCTGGCTACGCTTAATACCAAATGCCATGTTTAATCCTCTTTCACCTTAATTGCTTCATATTTTGCATACCACTCTGGAAACACCTTTTTAAAAGCTGCCGGTTTAAAGGTTTCTTTACTCACAATAATATGAGTTGTTGATCCTTCAACACAAATGTCACCGTTTTGGTTTGTCACTTGATAACCGTACACAGTTCTTAAGCCATCATTTTTGGCGATCCAGGTTGTAACAGTTGCTTCATCACCATAACGGACTGGTTTTTTATAGGTTGCTTGCACGTCATAGACTGGCGCATAATATCCTTGATTCTCCATCTCAACATAACTGTAACCAATGTCTTCAATCAATCCAGTTCGTCCAAGCTCAAAGTACTTAAGATAATTAGCATGATAGACGACTCCCATCATGTCTGTATCAGCATAGAGTAATTGGATCGAACGTTTACTTTGAAATTCCACAAAAAAGTCTCCTTTAAACAGCTTCTTACTCTGTTCTCTCTTTGGTTAATTATAACATAATGGAAAACGCACACAATAAAATGCCCTTATAACGCTTGTTTTACATCTTCTCGTGAGATTATTTGTAACGTATCTGCATCGAGTTTGTTTTGTGTTGAGATTCTTAATGCTTGTTGTTGAACAATTTGTTCAAACAAGGCGCTCACATATCGGCCATTTGCTTTGTGTCCCTCTTTTGGTATCACTTGATGTAATTCGTCTAAGGCTTCCTGTAACAATTCATATCCATTTTGATGAGCAAGGTTTTTTATCATGCTCACAAGCTGTTCTTGAGAATAATCATCAAATATGAGTTGTTTACGGAACCTGGAACGCAATCCCGGGTTAGCTGAAAGCAATAAGTCCATCTCCTGCTTATAGCCAGCTAAAACAATGACTAGATTTTCATCATGGATGGTCATCGCCTCAACTAAAGCGGTGATCGCTTCCTGCCCATAATCTGAACCAGTGCCTTGAATAAGCGAATAGGCTTCATCAATAAACAAGACTCCACCAAGCGCATCTTTAATGACTTCTTTTGTTTTAAGGGCGGTTTGACCTGTATAACCTGACACTAGGTCTGCTCGACCTACTCGAACTAAATGACCTCTTTTTAATAGCCCAATTTCTTTAAGTGCCTGTGAATAGATGGAGGCAACCGTGGTTTTTCCTGTACCAGGAGATCCACTAAATGTTGTATGAAGCTGAAGTGGCATAGTGGTTAGCCCTTGTTCTCTTCTTAAACGCTGTACATCAGCATATGCTGTTAATTTTATCAATTCGTTTTTCACATGCCTGATACCAATTAATTGATCTAGTTTTGTTCTGGCAGGTTCACGTGGTGTTTCATTATTCGATCTAAAATGATTTGCCTCTAGTCTAACAAAATCAGTTTTAGTTTGTTGTTCTGATTCAGCTGCACCTTTTTCAAAAATCGCTTGCAATACTAAATTCTGCACCGATCGAGCATTACCAAAAGATTGATCAACTTGCGCTTTTTCAATTTGTTCACGCAGAGCAATAATCGCTTCATCACTTAAAACAAAATCATTGTCAATCGCCATACGTTCTCCAATTTCAATCAGCTCAGTAGACGTATAGTCTGGGAGATGCAGATGATTTTGGTCTGGGAACCTGCTTCTCAACCCTGGATTCGAGCGCAAAAATGTTCTCATTTCTTCTGGGTAACCTGCGAGTATTACCGCAAATGTTCCCGCATATTGCCCACTAGTCATCGCAGATACAATGGTGTCAATCACAGTTTGGCCATAATCGTTACCTGCTGCATCCGCACGTTTTAAACTATAAGCCTCATCAATAAATAGCACCCCTCCAGATGCTCGTTCTATTGCTTGAAGTGTCAGTTCCTCCGTTTGCCCAACGTAGCCTGCTACAAGTTGAGAACGATCAACCTCAAGAACTGCCTCACGTTTAAGCAAACCAAGCTCGTAATAAATTTTAGCAAGTAACCGTGCAATCGTTGTTTTTCCCGTACCCGGATTACCTGTCAAAATCATATTGAGATTTATTCCTTCTTTCATTTTGTAGCCCAGATTCTCTCTTTGTTTCTGATAGGACAAAAATTGATAGAGCTTACTCACTCGATTTTTGATTTCAGGTAGACCAATCATTTGTGAAAGTTGACTTAAAGCCGTCTCCTGTTGCTCTGTGTCTGTAATTTGGTGCAATTGTTCCTGCCACTGCACCTGAATCTTTTTAATATCCTCTACTGCTTGTTTAAGTTCTTTAAACTGAGAAGCAGAGTAATAAACACCGTCAAGTGAGTGGGCATACGCTTCCGTTGCCTTTGTTATACGTAAAAATGGTTCATGGAATTGAGTAAAAGTGTTCCACAATGTATCGATGTGTTGATAGTGAGTGTCATTCTCCTGCTTCAATTCTTGCATTGTGTCAATTTGAGTTTTCAGTTTATCCTCTGTACGGAAAAATTGCTCGGCTAATTGGAAATACATCTTAGCGGTTTTTCTTTTTGCGCTGCCATGATCCGTTTCTCTAATTGACGGAAATTCAAGCGGTATGGAAGCTTGTACAAATTGATCAATGATCAGTTCTGCTTGTAGAAACTGAGCCATTTTATTTGTTTCATCAAACGTTTTTGCTTCTTCAACCCAGCCTGAGATTAATGAATCAACTCGGTTTATCCGTCTAAATCGAGCAAGTGCAAGAAGGGTCAACCCATCAGCATATAATGTCTGCTCTCTTTCTTTAAGTTCCTCATCCCACATAGATAAGTGACGCCATAATCTCGTTTCATCTATCTTTGCATTTCCTGCTTTTACTTGTTCAATCCAGTCTTTTAATTCCTGTAACGATTCAATTGATTGCAACATGGTATCCTCTCCTAAACACTCAACCTCTATGTATGTAAACTATAGCAGACTTTGTTTTTCATCAAAAGAATAACGGTGATGCGCATAAGACATAAACGCAAATCATCCACCCTAATCTTACTCAGGATGGATGAAAATTTACGAAACAGTTAGCCTTTTGGCGGGACATAATCAGGCTGCTGATTAGATTTGGTATTCATTTTTTTACCTTTGTTTGAATCAGATTCTCGCGGTTGTGTTCCCAAATGATCTGGACGGAACTGCTGTCCTCTTTGATTAGGTTTGCTCATATGACACCTCCATTAAGATATATGAGTAGGATTTGCCATACAAGTTGTTCCTATCCATGAACATTGATCATCTTATTCGTCTTTATCCTTTCGTCTATTCCTTAATAAATCTTCAAGTGCATCTAAGATTTCGTCCTGTGAAAGAGAGGAATCCTCTTTCGATTTCTTTTTAATGGACTCTTCATTATCCTTTGCCTCTTCGGAAGTGGATGGTTCATTTTCAGTTGTAGGATCTTGAAGTTGGATTGACTCTTTTTGATCTTCTTGACTTTGCATTAAATGCGTAGAGTCTGACACCTCATAATAATCACCTTCAACCGTTACGTACCTGCGTTTACCTCTTGTTTCACGATCGAATAAACTATACATCACCGGTATAACAAACAGTGTTAATATGGTTCCACTAATTAGTCCACCGATAATCGCGATTGCCATTGGCTGCTGAAGCTCTGAACCTTCTCCAATCGCCAAAGCAAGAGGTACCATTCCAAGAATGGTGGTGGCTGATGTCATGATAATTGGACGTGTTCTGAGTTGAACAGATTCAACCAATGCGTCATAAGTTGACATGCCTTTTGCTTTTTGTTGATTAACAAAATCAAGCATCACGATTCCGTTATTGACAACAATACCTAGAAGGATAATGAGTCCAATAAATGCGGTGATCCCAATAGCTGTTTGTGTAACCACTAATGCAATCGACAATCCAATGACAACAAGTGGAACAGTAAACATGATAATAAATGGTAGTTTGAACGACTCGAATTGGGCAGCCATAATTAAATAAATGAAGACAGCTGCTAATACAATCGCTAAAATCATGCTATTGATCGAATCATCTAGAATTTCCTGTTCACCACCATATGTAAACGTTGTGGTGTCATCCAGTTCTAGATCATCAACAATCGTACTCACCGTGTTCGTAATATCACTTAAATTTGAGGATTGTGCATATGTTATCGTAAATTCAACGGCACCCTCTTGATTCATTCTTTGAATTGCTGCAGGACTTTCTCCTTCTTGGATATCTGCCACATCACTTAATACAATATATTCACCCTCTGAATTTCGAATGGTTAAATCCTCTAATTCAGAAATTGTTTCAGTCGCTTCCGACTCAAGCTGAACAATAACGTCTAGAAACTGATTATTTTCTTCGATGACCGTTGCGGTTTCACCGCGAGTAGATGTATTGACCTGTTGGGCAATTTCACCAGGAGTCACTAGATTCTCTCTAGCTGCTTCCTCATCAACCTCAATCACAATTTCAGGTACTTGTTCTTCAATACTTAATGCGATATCTCTCACATTTTGCTCTGAATCCAATTCGTCTTGTAACTCTTCTGCCTGCTCATATAACCTTGTTTGATCGCTATCGGTTATCGTAAACTGTAGCGTGTTAGCTTCCCCACCAAAAGCAGCTGAAGAAGTAAAGGCACGGATTTCTGCATCAGAATCTGCACGCTCTAATTCACGCTCAATCGATTCCACAAATTCAGCCGAACTTTGAGTTCGATCATCTTGATCAACCAGAGATACTGTAATATCAGCCGTATAGCTTGATTGATTGCCACCCATCGCTTGATTGTCACCTGAACCCGCCGAACTTACATAATTCTCGATCTCACGGTAATCATCTAACACCGATTCAATCGATTCAACCGCCTCTTGGGTACGCTCTAAACTCGTTCCCGGCTCCATTTCAACTTCAATAGTAAAGCTGCCTTGGTCGCTGTCTGGAATCAGTTCAGTACCAACTGTTGTTAAGCCAACTATCCCAACTAGTAATAGTAAAAAGGTCATAAATAATACAGCAATTCGGTGCTTAAGTACCCAAATTGTTGACCCTCTAAGCCAGCTCATCATTGGTGACTTACGTCTCTTTTCTTCTGATGATTCATTCGGCATTTTAAGTAATCGACTTGCAAGCATAGGTACGACCGTCATCGCCACTAGCAAAGAAGCTAATAAACTGAATGAAACAGTGTAAGCAAGCTCTTTAAATAAATCACCTACAATGCCACTGATAAATACAATTGGTAAGAAAACAGAGATTGTTGTTAATGTTGATGCAATGATTGCTCCACTTACTTCTTTTGTGCCATCAAATGCGGCTTGCTTAGGTTCTTTTTTCATTGATAAATGCCTGTATATATTCTCAATCACAACAATGGCATTATCGACAAGCATTCCAATACCTAAAGCTAATCCACCAAGGCTCATAATATTCAACCCTATATCGGCAAAAAACATAAAACCAAACGTCACTATCACTGAAAATGGAATAGCTATTCCTACTATGAATGGTGTTTTCAAATTTCTAAGGAAAAAAAGTAAAACAACCATTGCGAGTAGCCCACCAAATATCAGTGCACTTGTCACACTATCAATAGAAGCTGAAATAAATTCCCCTTCATCGTATAGAACCGCTGTATCTAAATCCTCATAGGATGATTCAAGTAAGAGTTCATCTATGCGATCATTCACCGCATTTGATATTTGAACGGTATTCGCACCGGATTCGGGCATAATGCTAAGCTGAATCGCTTCTTGCTGATTCGAACGAGTGATCACCTGCTGATCCTCGAGCTCAACACTTACATTAGCCACATCATTTAACGTGATTTCAGCATCAGTAATTGAACTGCCTACCACTACATTCTCTAAGTCTTCAACATTATTTAATTCACTAATGACTCGAGTCGTTAAACTCAAATCATCACGGATAACTGTTCCCCCAGGCAAAGAGATGTCACTGGCTTGAATCGTTGAAACAATATCACTTTGACTTAATCCAGCCTCTTCTAGTTCAGATTGGATTAGCTCTACCTGAATCTCTTCTGTCAAACTCCCACTTTCACCAACACTGGCTACTCCTGGAACTTTCAATAATTCATCTTCAAGATCTTTTACTTGATCTTGGAAATCAATTAAATCATCGTTTGACGTAACAGCCATTTGAATCATTGGCATCATAGACGGATCAAACTTAACAAAGCTTGGTTCATTCGCGTCACTTGGTAAGTTAGCACCTCTGATTGTGTTAATAATGTCTAATTCCACATCATCAATGTTCGTGGACCAGTCGAATTCAAGAATAATCATTGATGTGCCTTCCGTTGAATTAGAAGTCATATTTTTCAATCCAGAAGTTGTAGCTAATTGCTGTTCTAATGGAATAGTAACAGTATCTTCTATTTCGTTCGGATTCACATCACTATAACTTGTTATGACAGCAGCAACTGGGGGATTAATCTCCGGAAAAAGCTGTAGAGGCAGCCGTGATATGGAAACAATACCGATAATAATAAATAATATCATCCCCACTATCGTAAAAACTGGCCTTTTAATTGAAAAATTGATCATGTATGCTGCTCCTCCATCTTCCTATTGTCATTTTTATATGTATGTAGTAAAGAACACACTGATTCTGTCATTATATTCCCTCTTTTTCAAACAAGAAACCTTTTCTATCGTGTCAATTATATGAACAAAAAACAGCCTGTTAAAAACAGGCTGTTTCTATTGTCCTTATTAAGCAAGTTTACTACGTAGGACCATTGGAAGAATTCCACCATGGCGGTAGTAATCGACATCCACGTCACTATCAAAGCGAACAAGCGCTTCAAATGTTGTTACGTTACCAGACTCGTCTGTAGCTGTAACTGTAACGTGTTGACGAGGCTTCACGTCATTTGTGATATCAACACTAATCGCTTCTTTACCTGTTAATCCTAATGATTCAGCTGTATCTCCATCTTTAAATTGTAATGGAAGCACACCCATTAGAACTAGGTTACTACGGTGAATACGCTCGTAGCTTTCTGCGATTACTGTTTTGATTCCAAGAAGATTTGTACCTTTTGCTGCCCAGTCTCTAGAACTTCCCATTCCATAATCCTTACCAGCAAGAATAGCAAGGCTTGTTTCAGTTTCCTTGTATTTCATTGCCGCATCATAGATAGGCATAACTTCTTCAGTTGGCCAGTAGGTAGTGAAACCACCTTCTGTACCCGGTGCTACTTCATTACGAATTCGAATGTTCGCAAATGTACCACGCATCATCACTTCATGGTGACCACGACGAGAACCATATGAGTTAAAGTTACGAGGCTCTACACCCTTGTCGATCAGATATTTACCGGCTTGGAGTTGTTTTACCAATAGCTCCGGTTGGAGAAATATGATCCGTTGTAACAGAATCTCCGAACTTACAAATCACTCGCAGATCAGATAGAGATTCAATCTCTTTAGGCTCCTGAGTTAATCCTTCAAAATAAGGAGGGTCCGCGATATAAGTAGAATCCTCATCCCATTTGTATAAAGAATCATCTGTTGTTTCGATTTCATTCCAACGCTCGTTAGCAGTAAATACATCCGCATATTGTTCTTTAAATAGCTCAGGTGTAACCGTTTCTGCAACAACTTTTTTCACTTCATCAGTTGAAGGCCAGATATCTTTGAAGAATACATCGTTTCCATCTTTATCTTTACCAAGTGGATCATTTTTCAGATCTACATCAACCGTACCCGCTATTGCATAAGCAACAACTAGAGGAGGTGAAGCAAGATAGTTTGCTTTTACTAATGGATGGATACGACCTTCAAAGTTGCGGTTACCAGATAATACTGATGTAACCGTTAAATCATTTTTGGAAATAGCTTCTTCTACCTCAAGCTCAAGTGGGCCTGAGTTCCCAATACAAGTCGTACAGCCGTAACCAACATTATTAAACCCTAATGTGTCCATATAAGATTGTAAACCAGCTTTAGCTAAATATCCTGTTACCACTTTTGAACCTGGTGCCAGTGATGTTTTCACATACTCTGGAACAGTTAATCCAAGTTCTACTGCTTTTTTAGCAACAAGTCCTGCACCAAGCATTACATAAGGGTTAGATGTATTCGTGCAACTTGTGATCGCTGCAATAGCAATTGAACCAGTTTTCATGCTAGTTGTACGACCATCCTTGTACTCAACGTCAACAACTTTATCAAATTCCTTCTTATCAAGACCAAGTCCTTGTGTACCAGATGGAGCAACTACAGCTTTTTTAAATTGTGATTGCATATCTGTCAATGGAATCAAATCTTGAGGACGTTTTGGTCCAGAAAGATTAGCCTCAATTTCAGATAGATCAATTTCAACAATACTTGTGTACGTTGGATCTGGTGTTTCACCAGGCACATAAAATAGTTCGTTTGCTTTGTTATAGTCTTCAACAAGTTGAATTTGCTTCTCTTCTCGACCGGTTAATCTCATGTAATCAAGAGCTTCTGTATCTACCGGGAAGAATCCACAAGTTGCACCATATTCAGGAGCCATGTTCGAAATAGTTGCTCGATCGGCCAATGGCATTTCTGAAAGTCCAGGTCCAAAGAACTCAACAAACTTTCCAACTACTTTTTTCTCACGAAGCACTTGAGTTACTTTAAGCGCAACATCAGTTGCTGTGGTACCGCTTGCTAAATTACCAACAAACTTCACACCAACTACTTCTGGCACTGGGAAATATGAAGGCTGTCCAAGCATTCCTGCTTCAGCTTCGATTCCTCCAACACCCCAACCAAGTACACCAATACCATTAATCATAGTCGTATGAGAATCTGTCCCTACAAGGGTGTCCGGGAAGGCTACTGTATCTTCACCTTGTTTCACAGCTTGTACTACATTAGCCAGATACTCTAAGTTCACCTGGTGAACAATACCTGTTGCAGGTGGAACCGCTTGATAATTATCAAATGCTTTTTTAGCCCAATTTAAAAATTCATAACGCTCTTCATTACGTTCAAATTCCAAGTTCATATTAAAGGCTAAAGAATCACTTGTACCAAACTTATCTACTTGTACGGAATGGTCAATAACCAAATCTACAGGGATTTCAGGATTAATTTCAGTTGGATCTCCACCCATCTTAGCCATAGCTTGTCTAAGTGCAGCTAGATCTACAACCGCTGGTACTCCTGTAAAGTCCTGAAGAATAACGCGCGTTGGTTTAAAAGGAACATCAATTTCCTGTTGGCCAGAAGTTCCCCACTGCGCTAGATTTTCAACATGCTCTTTTTTGATCACATAATCGTCATACTGACGAAGTACTGATTCAAGAAGTACTCTTACTGAAAATGGCAGCTTGC
The nucleotide sequence above comes from Alkalicoccobacillus plakortidis. Encoded proteins:
- a CDS encoding reverse transcriptase-like protein, producing MNIRIEWVYKLPKKNNTYKMISDVMPVKEALLLEEDLTRTGRVVSYQFFDGDDDSWTKKELLAFLKEMETEPHDLIAYIDGGYNKVTRDAGLGIALYYKQNGQRWRYRVNERIESIENNNEAEFAALAYLLTICEELGIHHEPITIHTDSKTLYHQINGEWPSYEQTLTRWLDRIESNTTRLGIKADYKLLPRHENKEADQLASQALQNILISGKKEQAKTK
- a CDS encoding PHP domain-containing protein encodes the protein MELRERADSDFHMHSTASDGGYKPAQLIEKCHAVGLKQISLTDHDTVEGVQEAVKAGKHFGITVLPGIEFSCVFEKKSVHMLGLGVDINHNEFQHMLKKQREMRERRMNVMISKLANVGVHVTEAEVLAQADGGSIGRPHVAKVLLNHGVVNTVAEAFDRFLAEGKPCYVEKEREMSVREAIDWTHQVGGLSLVAHPAYYGLDHELVNWIKEWGMDGIEVYHRDHNEEDQNRYESICKQAEQVTAKQIFRSGGSDFHHETYGRKQEPLGVTRLKDQYANQILRKLNRE
- the nadE gene encoding ammonia-dependent NAD(+) synthetase, whose translation is MNETQLSIMEALHTQPAVDSKEEIQKRKQFLKDYLIQSGANGYVLGISGGQDSTLAGKLTQLAINELNEEQPGTSFEFHAVRLPHGEQKDEADARDAVQFIQPTKTHTVNIKPAVDASAQTFKDAVGEPISDFLKGNTKARERMKVQYDLGAHFGCLVIGTDHSAEAVTGFYTKFGDGACDLTPLFGLTKRQGKQLLQELGAPEHLYTKAPTADLEDDQPGLPDEQALGMTYDQIDDYLEGKKIDTVVAARLEERYQKTEHKRQLPANIFDKWWKN
- a CDS encoding acyl-CoA thioesterase translates to MEFQSKRSIQLLYADTDMMGVVYHANYLKYFELGRTGLIEDIGYSYVEMENQGYYAPVYDVQATYKKPVRYGDEATVTTWIAKNDGLRTVYGYQVTNQNGDICVEGSTTHIIVSKETFKPAAFKKVFPEWYAKYEAIKVKED
- a CDS encoding AAA family ATPase, whose translation is MLQSIESLQELKDWIEQVKAGNAKIDETRLWRHLSMWDEELKEREQTLYADGLTLLALARFRRINRVDSLISGWVEEAKTFDETNKMAQFLQAELIIDQFVQASIPLEFPSIRETDHGSAKRKTAKMYFQLAEQFFRTEDKLKTQIDTMQELKQENDTHYQHIDTLWNTFTQFHEPFLRITKATEAYAHSLDGVYYSASQFKELKQAVEDIKKIQVQWQEQLHQITDTEQQETALSQLSQMIGLPEIKNRVSKLYQFLSYQKQRENLGYKMKEGINLNMILTGNPGTGKTTIARLLAKIYYELGLLKREAVLEVDRSQLVAGYVGQTEELTLQAIERASGGVLFIDEAYSLKRADAAGNDYGQTVIDTIVSAMTSGQYAGTFAVILAGYPEEMRTFLRSNPGLRSRFPDQNHLHLPDYTSTELIEIGERMAIDNDFVLSDEAIIALREQIEKAQVDQSFGNARSVQNLVLQAIFEKGAAESEQQTKTDFVRLEANHFRSNNETPREPARTKLDQLIGIRHVKNELIKLTAYADVQRLRREQGLTTMPLQLHTTFSGSPGTGKTTVASIYSQALKEIGLLKRGHLVRVGRADLVSGYTGQTALKTKEVIKDALGGVLFIDEAYSLIQGTGSDYGQEAITALVEAMTIHDENLVIVLAGYKQEMDLLLSANPGLRSRFRKQLIFDDYSQEQLVSMIKNLAHQNGYELLQEALDELHQVIPKEGHKANGRYVSALFEQIVQQQALRISTQNKLDADTLQIISREDVKQAL
- a CDS encoding acid-soluble spore protein N; this encodes MSKPNQRGQQFRPDHLGTQPRESDSNKGKKMNTKSNQQPDYVPPKG